The following is a genomic window from Paracoccus alcaliphilus.
CGGACCGGGATTATATTCCGAAGCCGTGGTTCTGGTCCGATCAATATGACTGCAAATTGCAGATCGCCGGGCTGAACAGCGGGTACGATCATGTCGTGGTCCGCCCCGGAGCCAATGGTGCGATGAGCGTGTGGTATTACGCGGGCCCGCAATTGCTGGCGGTCGATGCGATGAACGATCCGCGCGCCTATATGGTCGGCAAACGGCTGATCGAGGCGGGCAAAAGCGCCGATCCCGCCCTTGTCGCCGATGCGGAAACCGACCTGAAAACCCTGATACGCTGAGCGCGTCTCAGCCGTGCCGCGCGGCGAACCACGCCACCGCATGTTCTGCAAAACGCTGCGCGATCCGACCGGTATGGCCGTCCCAGCGCGAGGCCAGAACGACGCGCAAAGGCGGCATGTCGTTTTCGATCTCCAGCGTCGCGACCTCGCCGCCGCCATAGGTCACGGCAAAGGGCGGGCGCATCACCAGCAGCGTAAAGCCAAAGCCTGCGGCCACCGCGCTGCGCACTGCCTCGATCGAGGATGAGGCATAGGCGATGGGCGGATCTATCCCTCCCCGGGCCAGCAACCCCTCGAAATAGCTGCGGCTGCCGGGGGCGTCGAACATCACATAGGGATGATCCGCCAGTTCGGCCAGATCAACCCGGCCACGCGCGGCAAGGGGATGATCGCGGGCAACCACGGTCATCGGTTTCAGCGCGGCAAGTTCCCGGAACACCAGATCGTCGGCCTTGGCGCCGTAATCATAGGTCAGGGCAAAGTCGATGCTGCCGTCGCGCAACGCATCCGTCAGTTGCGCCAGCGACATTTCCTGCTGGCGGACGGTCACCTGTTCGGCCATATCGGTGAAGGAACGGATCAACCCGGCGGCGTAGAAGGGCGACAGGGTCAGGAAAACCCCCAGACGGATTTCCCCGGCCGTTTCGGATGCCAGCGCCGCGGCTTCGCGTTCCACTTGATGGGCCATGTCGTCCAGACGGCTGACATGTTCCAGAAACAGCCGCCCTTGCAGTGTCAGGGTCAGACCCCGCGCGTGATGCCGCTCGAACAGCACCAGCCCGGTGATGGCCTCCAGCTTGTCGATCGCCTGCGCCACCGAGGGTTGCGAGATATTCAGCACCCGCGCCGCCTGCGCGATGCCGCCCTGCTGCGCGACCGCCCGGAAATAGGCGCATTGGCGCAGCGTGAATCGAACCATATTCATCCTTTCTTTTATCGAGGATAATTAAGTTTTCATATTTTCCGAAAAGAGTTCAAGCTGAAATTCAGACGACCGCCCGAGTCGGACAGGACTGCGGGGGCCAAGCGGGGTTCGCCTCCCATCGCCAGGATACAGGAGTCACTCATGTCATCGACCCAGCCCGTTGCCGAACTGCTGCAAGCCGCCACCCGCCCGATGGAGGATGCGCGCGGGATGCCGCCCTCGGTCTATACCAGTG
Proteins encoded in this region:
- a CDS encoding LysR family transcriptional regulator translates to MNMVRFTLRQCAYFRAVAQQGGIAQAARVLNISQPSVAQAIDKLEAITGLVLFERHHARGLTLTLQGRLFLEHVSRLDDMAHQVEREAAALASETAGEIRLGVFLTLSPFYAAGLIRSFTDMAEQVTVRQQEMSLAQLTDALRDGSIDFALTYDYGAKADDLVFRELAALKPMTVVARDHPLAARGRVDLAELADHPYVMFDAPGSRSYFEGLLARGGIDPPIAYASSSIEAVRSAVAAGFGFTLLVMRPPFAVTYGGGEVATLEIENDMPPLRVVLASRWDGHTGRIAQRFAEHAVAWFAARHG